From a single Populus nigra chromosome 18, ddPopNigr1.1, whole genome shotgun sequence genomic region:
- the LOC133678013 gene encoding protein Asterix-like isoform X2, protein MSSHNNNPASANDPRQPSASKPFLAPMVSPQDVPVDYSGFVAVILGVAGVMFRYKLCSWLALIFCAQSLSNMRNMENDLKQISMASMTESIVLLRTSGSNL, encoded by the exons atgtcGTCACACAACAACAACCCAGCGTCAGCGAACGATCCACGGCAGCCGTCAGCGTCGAAACCGTTCCTGGCACCGATGGTTTCACCACAGGATGTACCCGTTGATTACTCAGGTTTCGTTGCGGTTATCCTTGGCGTGGCTGGCGTCATGTTCAgg TACAAGCTTTGTTCGTGGCTTGCTCTCATATTCTGTGCCCAATCACTTTCAAACATGAGGAATatggaaaatgatcttaagCAGATTTCCATGGCATCCAT GACTGAGAGCATTGTTCTGTTGAGAACCAGTGGTTCCAACCTTTAG